A section of the Streptomyces sp. V3I8 genome encodes:
- a CDS encoding ATP-binding cassette domain-containing protein, translating into MTATPILRLRGIDKSFGAVQVLHDVSFDVRPGEVTALVGDNGAGKSTLVKCIGGIHPFDGGEYWFDGEQVQVHSPREAATLGVEIVYQDLALCDNLDIVQNMFLGREKRRGLVLDDTTMEEMATRTLEALSVRTVKSIRQQVSSLSGGQRQTVAIAKAVLWNSKVVVLDEPTAALGVAQTAQVLELVRRLADNGLAVVLISHNMNDVFAVSDRIAALYLGRMAAQVSTSDVTHSQVVELITSGRSGDLGLAHSNGVTA; encoded by the coding sequence ATGACAGCGACCCCGATTCTCCGACTGCGCGGGATCGACAAGAGCTTCGGCGCCGTGCAGGTACTGCACGATGTGTCCTTCGACGTCCGTCCGGGGGAGGTGACCGCCCTCGTCGGGGACAACGGCGCAGGCAAGTCCACCCTGGTCAAGTGCATAGGCGGGATCCACCCGTTCGACGGCGGCGAGTACTGGTTCGACGGTGAGCAGGTCCAGGTGCACAGCCCGCGTGAGGCGGCGACCCTGGGCGTCGAGATCGTCTACCAGGACCTGGCGCTCTGCGACAACCTCGACATCGTGCAGAACATGTTCCTCGGCCGTGAGAAGCGCCGGGGGCTCGTCCTGGACGACACGACGATGGAGGAGATGGCCACCCGGACCCTCGAAGCGCTGTCGGTCCGCACCGTCAAGTCCATCCGCCAGCAGGTCTCCAGCCTCTCCGGCGGCCAGCGGCAGACCGTGGCCATCGCCAAGGCCGTGCTGTGGAACAGCAAGGTCGTCGTCCTGGACGAGCCGACCGCCGCGCTCGGTGTCGCACAGACGGCGCAGGTACTCGAACTGGTCCGGCGACTGGCCGACAACGGTCTCGCCGTGGTCCTGATCTCGCACAACATGAACGACGTCTTCGCGGTGTCCGACCGGATCGCCGCCCTCTACCTGGGCCGGATGGCCGCCCAGGTCAGCACGTCGGACGTGACGCACTCCCAGGTCGTCGAACTCATCACCTCGGGCCGCAGCGGGGACCTCGGCCTCGCCCACAGCAACGGAGTCACCGCATGA